In Humulus lupulus chromosome 7, drHumLupu1.1, whole genome shotgun sequence, the following are encoded in one genomic region:
- the LOC133788702 gene encoding myosin-8-like, producing MCNEKSLEDSLCKRVIVTRDETITKCLDPDSAALSRDALAKIVYSRLFDWLVNKINNFIGQDPDSKNLIGVLDIYGFESFKTNSFEQFCINLTNEKLQQHFNQHVFKKEQEEYTKEEIDWSYIEFIDNQDVLDLIEKAI from the exons AT GTGCAATGAGAAGTCTCTTGAGGACTCTTTATGCAAACGTGTGATTGTGACCCGAGATGAGACCATAACAAAGTGTTTGGATCCAGATTCTGCAGCTCTCAGTAGAGATGCTCTGGCTAAAATTGTTTATTCAAGATTGTTTGATTG GCTTGTGAACAAGATCAATAACTTTATTGGTCAAGATCCTGATTCGAAGAACTTGATTGGGGTTCTAGATATTTATGGATTTGAGAGTTTCAAAACAAACAG TTTTGAGCAATTCTGTATCAATTTGACAAATGAAAAACTACAGCAACATTTTAATCAG CATGTTTTCAAGAAGGAGCAAGAAGAATATACAAAAGAAGAAATTGACTGGAGTTATATAGAGTTTATTGACAATCAAGATGTTCTTGATCTCATTGAAAAG GCCATATGA